The genome window GATGAAAGTTTCGTGGTGATCCGCTTCCGCGATCCTGCCAAACTGGACGTGGATTTCCCGTACCTGCTGAACATGGTCGATGGCTCGTTTATGTCACGCCGCAACTCTATCGTTGTTCCGGGCGGAAAAATGGGCTTTGCCATGGAAATCGTACTCGCACCGATCATCGAACAGATGATGTCGCAGAAAAAGTCAGCCTGACAGGCTGACCCTGTTAATCATCCGGGGGGGCGTGCGGCCACAGGCTGACGCCCCCTTTTTTGTCAGGTCATAGCATGTCTGAGTCTGGTAAATTTTTGCTTGGCCACGCCCGCTCTGCGGACTGGAACGAGGCACTGGAACAATGCCTGCAGCAGATCGGCGCTGTACCGACGCAAGCGAATATCGGTTTTCTCTACATGACTGACCTGTACGCGGATCTGGCCGCATCGATCCTGGAGCAGTTACGTCGTAAAACCGGTGTGACGCATTGGGTCGGCACAGTAGGCATCGGCATTTGCGCTACAGGTAAGGAATATTCCCAAACATCGGCGATGGCTGTCATGATCGGCCGCTTTCCAGACGACAGTTTCAGGATACTGCCGTTCTATAATCGCGCCGCGGACAACCTGCCCGGCAGCTGGGACACCTGGCTAAGCCAGTCTGACTCACACGTTGCCTTACTGCACGGTGACCCTGGCAATGGCAGCCTGCCGCAACTGTTGCAGCAACTGGACGCCTCACTGCCCGGCGGCTTTCTGGTTGGCGGACTGAGCTCATCACACGGCGAGCATCCGCAGATTGCCGATGATGTTCTGGACGGCGGTCTGTCCGGTATCGTGTTCAACCCGCAACAACCGATACTGACCGGCCTCACACAGGGCTGCACACCCATTGCCGACAAGCGCGTTATTTCAAGCTGTGACAACAATGTCATCAATCGCATTGACGACCGGCCTGCGCTGGACGTGCTCAAGGAAGACATCGGTGAAATTCTCGCCCGCGACCTGAACCGTGCAGCCGGCTATATTTTTGCCGGACTGCCGATCCGCGGATCCGATACAGGTGACTACCTGGTACGCAATCTGGTTGGCGTGGACAGCGAGGGTGGACGTATTGCCATTGGTGATATTGTCATGCCCGGCCAACCTGTCCAGTTTTGCCGTCGTGACGGCAAAACAGCCACGGAAGACATGCAGCGCATGCTCGACGAACTCAAACAGCGCCTCTCTTCAGCGCCCAAGGGAGGCGTGTATGTGTCCTGCCTTGGCCGCGGCAAGGCGTTGTTCGGTGAGGACTCGGTAGAGCTGGAGATGATTCGCAGCACACTGGGCGACTTCCCGCTGGTCGGCTTCTTTGCCAACGGGGAAATCTCCAACCAGCGCCTCTATGGCTACACCGGTGTTCTGACGCTCTTTCTGTAATACACACCTCGCCCGTAAAACGACCATTT of Thiogranum longum contains these proteins:
- a CDS encoding FIST signal transduction protein, whose product is MSESGKFLLGHARSADWNEALEQCLQQIGAVPTQANIGFLYMTDLYADLAASILEQLRRKTGVTHWVGTVGIGICATGKEYSQTSAMAVMIGRFPDDSFRILPFYNRAADNLPGSWDTWLSQSDSHVALLHGDPGNGSLPQLLQQLDASLPGGFLVGGLSSSHGEHPQIADDVLDGGLSGIVFNPQQPILTGLTQGCTPIADKRVISSCDNNVINRIDDRPALDVLKEDIGEILARDLNRAAGYIFAGLPIRGSDTGDYLVRNLVGVDSEGGRIAIGDIVMPGQPVQFCRRDGKTATEDMQRMLDELKQRLSSAPKGGVYVSCLGRGKALFGEDSVELEMIRSTLGDFPLVGFFANGEISNQRLYGYTGVLTLFL